Proteins encoded in a region of the Nicotiana tomentosiformis chromosome 9, ASM39032v3, whole genome shotgun sequence genome:
- the LOC138898625 gene encoding uncharacterized protein, whose product MVAAPIAAPPAQPDMGRGGVDRGCPREGSQARFYAFLRMTEAFASDAVVTSMVSIFHRDASVLFDLGSTYSYVSSYFAPYLDIIRDSLSSLIYVSKPVGDSIFVERVYGSCLVVISGFETRVDLLLLSMAKRMVEKGYDAYLAFVRDDSVDTPTIESVPVVRDFPDVFPAYLLGMLPNRDIDFGIDLLSGTQPISIGPYRMAPAELKE is encoded by the exons ATGGTTGCTGCCCCAATTGCCGCTCCACCCGCACAGCCAGATATGGGTAGGGGAGGGGTGgatagaggttgccctagagagggaagccaggccagattctatgcttttctgcgTATGACGGAAGCATTCGCTTCAGACGCAGTCGTTACAAGTATGGTTTCGatttttcatagagatgcatcagtcttatttgatctgggatccacttattcatatgtgtcatcttactttgctccatatttggatataattcgtgattctttaagttctcttatttatgtgtccaagcctgtgggagattctattttTGTGGAACGCGTGTATggatcgtgtttagttgttattagtggttttgagactagagttgatctactattactcagtatg gctaagcggatggttgagaaggggtatgatgcatatctagcctttgtgagagatgacAGTGTTGacactcctaccattgagtcagttccggtagtgagagatttcccagatgtatttccagcataTCTTTTGGGCATGCTGCCCAatagagatatcgactttggtattgacttgttgtcgggcactcagcccatttccattggaccatatcgtatggccccagcggagTTAAAAGAGTag